In the genome of Chelmon rostratus isolate fCheRos1 chromosome 12, fCheRos1.pri, whole genome shotgun sequence, the window aatcttgaaaataaaaatattcagcagcaattttgtatttttatttttattatacgtagctgttcattttgttttcctggCAGAGATGGGCTTCTATCAGCtgggcaaaaacaaaatgccaaataaGAACAGTCATTAACAATAATTAATCATCATAATATTGCCTTACTGGTGTAtgtttgtttccatgtgtgGGAGTTTCAAGGCTTGGGGACACCGAACTTCTCTTGTTTTCCAGTAACTGGGAGCTGGCCAGCTGTGTTCTGCTGAAGACGGAAATCCTGGAGGAGTGGGTGGACTGCAGAGGTGTGAGCACTGTGCCTTGCCTCAGGGTAAAGGTCAACCTCACGGGCTCCAATCAGACGGCTTTTCTCCACTTTGACGAGGAATTGGTCGTCCTCGCTCTTGAGGTGGGGATTTAAGGCAGTAAATTCCGGGTTTTAGGTCTTACCTTTAAAGCTTTACGAGCCTCTGGTTTGGATCTGCTTCACACCAGGTGTGGCTTGTCAACTGTTAGGGACGTGCAGGAAACTGGTCCTCGAGGAGtggatttgaaaatgaaagttttatGGCTGTTCTGACATGAAGGACTGTTCTGTGCAGTAGATCTTAATTTGGTTGTAGGGACTAGGGTTCATATTAGCCATCGAAGCAGGGACTTGAGAAAGCGGTGAAGGAAAAAGACTGTACCGTACTAGCTGACAGAATGGAAAACTAGCCATACTGTCATTACTGTGCCCTTGTGAATAAGCCAGCAGACATTATTAAGGGATGCCCTTATGCTGCACTTTGCTCCATTCAGAGGATTCgaatgaaacattttgcagtACCAGTGCAGCACATGGAGGCTagaaagggtttttttttttcaaacagacaaaaaagaagctTGCAGCTCGTCTCTCTGATTGCAATCAGCGCTGCCAACTGTAACAAGCAGCTCACTTAATAAAAATTACACTTGAATCGTGTCTTTTCTTCCCCAGTGTTTCTACATACCCAAATGTCggatggacagagcagagcTTCAAAAGGATGTTGAGAAAGTGAAGAACAGCTTGGACGCTCAGCTGGAGAGCTCCTCGTCGTGCTTCACTGACCGCACGAGGCACCCCGGGGACGCCACCTTAAACAGGAAGTACACCTATAAGAACGCCCTGTTCGCGTTGCTGTGGCCCTGTCTGATGCTGGGTGGCGGCGCTCTGTTGGTGGGCCTTGTGAAGCTGACACAGTACTTGGCCCATCTCTCCTCTGAGGTGTGCAGTGAGACGGCAGGGGGCAGGCTGACATCTAGACACACTCAGGACAAACTGTACAGACTCCTCCGGAGGTGCAGCATGCAGTCGCCTTCATGACAtgtccagtgtttgtgctgcaacACGCCAAAAATACCATTTTTAAACACCTAACTGGTACATAGTGTGAACCAGGGccagtatgaaaaaaaatgcgaaacattttgttttaagtgTGTCAAAAATCCTCGTTCTGAAACCTTCCTCTGTGTAGAGAATCACCTCCCAAATGATTTAAGAGAAATCTTTAAATCTCAAAAAGGCTTCtgaacctgaaacacagagggagaccacacacacacacacacacacacacacctttcaacAGTGAAAAAGCATTGATGGCAAGTCGAAAATAAGTTCTCACACAACATGAAAAGTTGAAATCAACAAACTCATAACATGATTCAGCATGAATACAGCGAGTCCTCCCAATGCATTAAATACAttctgaaaacataaaacacaaataagtGCAGAGGGGACGCCTTAGATTAGCTTTGTTCTCACATGCTTCAACATATTGATAGTGTTGGATACAGTGGTAATATGTAAGCTTATGGGAAAATTGCGCTACTTCTCACTTTTATTtataagataagagataagataaactttatcaATTCCAAGATGGGGAAATTcggtgttacaggcagcatcaatagaaatagcaattattacctcagtaaacagcTTCCTtatgagtttatggtctcaattGCAAGTTGCAAGTCTCcttcaatacagcatgatgttcattttgtataGGATGGTCCCATTTAGAGCAGGGTATGATTTAGGGCGTGTCGTCTGGTTCTCTGTCGTATCCAATCAGGACGGAGGCACAGCAAGGCGTACCCTCCCATGCGCCACCCTTTCGTGCCAATAATGGTCAATTATGGCTCCAAAAACTCCGGCGACGGCCGTAATGCCAGACTCAAAGCTTGAAAACAGTAGCATGCAAACCGACGGATGCCGTCCCGTTGGCTCTGTCTGCCATTTATTTTAAGTCTATGGAGTGAAACTGCTATTGGCTGATTCACTGCCTGAGGGAGGGCACATGGGTAGACATAATTGTAGTCCTTATTTTACAGCACTCGGAGTTACTGCAGTCATCACTCATGCATCACACTTACACTtcattaaatgttaattttagCTTCTTTTTACATACAATTTTCTGACTCTCATACCAGTCCAGGTCACCCAAGAAAGAGACATCTGTGGGAAAACTGAGAGTAACAAACTTCTTTCTTTCTACACAAACCTAAAGATTGGTTATATTCCTGATGCAAGCCTTGACCCACACTCAATCTTCATCACGCAGCACAGCAATGCATAAGTGCCTTGTAAATTACTGTTATTTTGATCACCTGTAAAGCAAACAATGCcttaaaaatgccaaattaaAATCTATTTAGACagggagaaatgttttttttattcaacagtACAATAAATGAATGCATACAGTTTCTTATCCGACATGGTCATATGAGGATGACTAAAACAAGTATCTGAAGAGGttttatgatatatatatacagatgAATACATAACTAACATATGAGTCCGgttctttttaaaacatgcagggtagcttcttcctcctcattgtGCTTACAGACTTCCACTTAGGGCAAGAGATCTCCACTTGGCGTGAAGATCGTACTCTGACAACAGCATCAAGTCCTTGTCCTTCATTCAACAATTCACCTCTGCTTTGTCATTCATATCGTTTCAACAACTAGAAGCTGTCTACTGGGTTTTGCATGAGGATGGTGCATGTTTATGCATgattcctccttttttttttttcttttggttagcAGTTACATATATGAGTTTgcttacatttaaaaatacaaaaatatattacGTCTGTAGTTATTCAAGGAAAGCTTTTGCACATGTAGTAGCAGTTATCAGTATCTGTTACCTTCATTGTGACTTTGCTGTACCTCACACAAGTAACAAGGTCATTTCTATACATGAAATTCAAGTAAACAACATCaggtcaaacaaaaaaagtagaTATTCGAGGACCTCATGCATAATGCAGtgtgagaaacagaaaacaaccagaacAAGTACAAAGGGAAATAGCATCATTAGATAGTTCTTCCATAAAGTATATGGGGTTTAGTTTTTCTCAGTTTGGGTCCGGCCCACTGCTCTGTAGCCTGTACAGAAGCACATGCATCTCAGTAGGATCGGTTTCCTGAGCAGAAGACGAAAAGTGGACTTTCAGACGGACTTGCGTGTCCAGGAAACCgctccgtgtgtgtgtatcatttGGTAAAGCTAGAACATTTACTGACCTCTTACGTATGTGTCTGTGCAGCGAGCAAACCTGCCAAGACTATTCTTCCACACATAAGGGTGACAATCAtaggaaagaggagggaagaagacaCTTcgaaggttaaaaaaacaaacgaacaaaaaaaaaaacaacaactaaaaactCACTTCGGTTACTTTTCCTTTACCTGGATGTCACGATCTGGGATCATATGGCAAACGCGAGGAGAGAGGGTGTCTTCAATTACCTGTCGCATGTGTGGCTAAGAACAAGGAGTCAGGCGCAAAACTTAAAATCTCAAGTACTTTACAGATGGCTTAGATTGAAGCTCCAAATATAAACCTGGTAAGGAGAAGCAAAAGGCAGGGTCCAAAGGCGTTTCTCACAGTTCTTTTTGTGGGGAAGAAGTTGACGATTCTCTTacagtgcagcattttttttttcttccatgtaCTGTCTGTACAAAGTCCTCTGACACGCTGCtctgtgtgagcat includes:
- the LOC121614851 gene encoding calcium-activated potassium channel subunit beta-3; the encoded protein is MFLNAASPRRSFSIPININLQGARRRQTRELSHMAGAQEHEWSRGVDGRGGQRARAQMPASSVGEDRAILLGFTMMAFSVLMFSVVGITMVKPYVNSNWELASCVLLKTEILEEWVDCRGVSTVPCLRVKVNLTGSNQTAFLHFDEELVVLALECFYIPKCRMDRAELQKDVEKVKNSLDAQLESSSSCFTDRTRHPGDATLNRKYTYKNALFALLWPCLMLGGGALLVGLVKLTQYLAHLSSEVCSETAGGRLTSRHTQDKLYRLLRRCSMQSPS